The Streptosporangiales bacterium genomic interval CCGGCCGACACGCCGTACGGCCGCGCCGAGGTCAGCCACGTGTGCCTCAACGACGACGTCGTCGAAGGGCTCCGCTGCCTCGACGTGCCGGCCTTCTCCGTCCAGTACCACCCGGAGGCGGCCGCGGGCCCACACGACGCCGCGTACCTGTTCGACCGGTTCACCGAGCTGATGGAGAGGGGTGGCGATGCCCAGGCGGGCTGACCTCTCCAGCGTCCTCGTCATCGGGTCCGGCCCGATCGTCATCGGCCAGGCCGCGGAGTTCGACTACTCCGGCACCCAGGCCTGCCGCGTGCTGCGGTCCGAGGGACTGCGGGTGAGCCTGGTCAACAGCAACCCGGCGACGATCATGACCGACCCGGAGTTCGCCGACGCCACGTACGTCGAGCCGATCACTCCCGACGTCGTCGAGCAGGTGATCGCCAAGGAGCGCCCCGACGCCGTGCTCGCCACCCTCGGCGGCCAGACTGCGCTCAACACCGCGGTCGCGCTGCACGAGAGCGGCGTGCTGGAGAAGTACGGCGTCGAGCTGATCGGCGCGTCGATCGAGGCGATCCAGGCGGGGGAGAACCGCGAGCGGTTCAAGGAGATCGTCGCGGCGATCGGCGCCGAGAGCCCGGGCAGCCGCGTGTGCCACACCCTCGACGAGTGCCTCGCCGCGGCGCAGGAGCTGCACTACCCGGTGGTCGTCCGGCCGTCGTTCACCCTCGGCGGCACCGGCTCTGGCATGGCGCACTCCGAGGAGCACCTGCGGCGCATGGCGTCGGCCGGGCTGCAGGCGAGCCCGACGACCGAGGTGCTGATCGAGGAGAGCGTGCTCGGCTGGAAGGAGTACGAGCTCGAGCTCATGCGCGACCACCATGACAACGTCGTGGTCGTCTGCTCGATCGAGAACATCGACCCGATGGGCGTGCACACCGGCGACTCCGTCACCGTCGCGCCGGCGATGACACTCACCGACCGCGAGTACCAGCACATGCGCGACGTCGGCATCGCGGTGATCCGCGCGGTGGGAGTCGACACCGGCGGCTGCAACATCCAGTTCGCGATCCACCCCGGCACCGGGCGCATGGTCGTCATCGAGATGAACCCGCGGGTGTCGCGTTCCAGCGCGCTCGCGTCCAAGGCCACCGGCTTCCCGATCGCCAAGATCGCGGCGCGGCTCGCCATCGGCTACACGCTCGACGAGATCCCCAACGACATCACCAAGGAGACGCCAGCCAGCTTCGAGCCGACGCTCGACTACGTCGTCGTCAAGGCGCCGCGGTTCGCGTTCGAGAAGTTCCCCGGCGCCGACCCGGAGCTGACCACGCACATGAAGTCGGTCGGCGAGGCGATGGCGATCGGGCGCTGCTTCACCGAGGCGCTGCAGAAGGCACTGCGCTCGCTGGAGCGCGCCGAGGCGACCTTCTCCTGGGTGGGGGAGCCCGGAGACCGTGCGGCGCTCCTGGAGGCCGTGCGCACCCCGCACGACGGACGGCTGGCCACCATGCAGCAGGCGCTGCGCGCCGGTGCCACCCTCGACGAGCTGTTCGACGCCACCCACATCGACCCGTGGTTCCTCGACCAGATCGTGCTGCTCGACGAGGTCGCGACCGAGCTGCGCGACGCCCGCGACCTCGACGCGGCGTTGATCCGGCGGGCGAAGCGGCACGGCTTCAGTGACGCCCAGATCGCCGGCATCCGCGGCATCGACGAGATGCTCGTCCGCGCGCTGCGGCAGGCGCTCGGCGTCCGCCCGGTGTACAAGACGGTCGACACGTGCGCGGCCGAGTTCGCGGCGCGCACGCCGTACCTCTACTCGAGCTATGACGAGGAGTCCGAGGTCCCCGAGGGCGACCGGCGCAAGGTGATCATCCTCGGTTCGGGGCCGAACCGGATCGGGCAGGGCATCGAGTTCGACTACTCCTGCGTGCACGCCTCGATGGCGCTGCAGGACGCCGGCTTCGAGACCGTCATGGTCAACTGCAACCCCGAGACCGTCTCCACCGACTACGACACCAGCGACCGGCTGTACTTCGAGCCGCTCACCCTGGAGGACGTCCTCGAGGTCGTGCACGCCGAGCGGCAGACCGGTGAGCTCGTGGGCGTCATCGTGCAGCTGGGCGGGCAGACGCCGCTCGGCCTGGCCAAGGCGCTGGAGCAGGCCGGGGTGCCGATCGTCGGCACGTCCCCCGACGCGATCCACCTGGCCGAGGACCGCGGCGCGTTCGGTCACGTGCTCGCCGCCGCCGAGCTGCCCGCGCCCAAGCACGGCACCGCGTCGTCGTTCGGCGAGGCCAAGGGCATCGCCGACGAGATCGGCTACCCGGTGCTCGTCCGGCCGTCGTACGTCCTCGGCGGCCGCGGTATGGAGATCGTGTACGACGACGAACGGCTCGAGTCCTATCTCGCGAGTGCGACCGAGGTCTCGCCGGAGCGTCCCGTGCTCGTCGACCGGTTCCTCGACGACACGATCGAGATCGACGTCGACGCGCTCTACGACGGCGACGAGCTCTACCTCGGCGGGGTGATGGAGCACATCGAGGAGGCCGGCATCCACTCCGGCGACTCGGCGTGCGCGCTGCCGCCGACGACACTCGGCCAGGAGATCATCGGGCGGATCAGGGAGTCGACCGAGGCGATCGCGCGGGGTGTCCGGGTCCGCGGCCTGCTCAACGTGCAGTACGCCCTGTCGAGCGACGTGCTGTACGTCCTGGAGGCCAACCCGCGCGCGTCCCGCACGGTGCCGTTCGTGTCGAAGGCGACGGCCGTGCCGCTCGCCAAGGCGGCGGCCCGCGTGATGCTCGGCGCGAGCATCGCCGACCTGCGCGGCGAGGGCATGCTGCTGCCGAGCGGCGACGGCGGCGACCTTCCGCTCGACGCGCCGATCGCGGTCAAGGAGGCGGTGCTGCCCTGGGGCAGGTTCCGCGGCGTCGACACGGTGCTCGGTCCCGAGATGCGGTCGACGGGCGAGGTCATGGGCATCGACGCGCAGTTCGGCACGGCGTTCGCGAAGTCGCAGGTGGCGGTCTACGGCCACCCGATGCCGACGTCCGGCCGGGTGTTCGTGTCGGTCGCCAACCGCGACAAGCGGTCGATGGTGTTCCCGGTCAGGCGGCTCGCCGACCTCGGCTTCGAGGTGCTCGCGACGCAGGGCACCGCGCAGGTGCTGCGCAGGCACGGCATCACCGCGACGGTGGTGCGCAAGCACAGCGAGGGCACCGGGCCCGACGGCGAGCCGACGATCGTGCGGCGGATCCTCGACGGCGAGGTCGACCTGATCGTCAACACGCCGTTCGGCAGCCCGGGCCACGGCGGCCCGCGCGTCGACGGCTACGAGATCCGCACGGCCGCGACGACGACGGGCGTGCCGTGCATGACCACGGTGCAGGGACTCGCGGCGGCCGTCGAGGGCATCGAGGCGACCGTGCGCGGGGAGATCGGCGTCCGCTCCCTGCAGGAGCACGCCGCAGCCCTGCGCGCCGCGACGGCGGAGGGGCCGGCAACGTGATCCCCCGGCCGGTGCAGCGCGAGGCGGAGGTCGTCGCCGTCGGTACGCGCGGCGCGTACCTGTCGCTGCGGCTGCGCACGCCGGAGTTCGCGGGATTCCTGCCCGGCCAGTTCGTCGCCGTCGCTGTCGGCGGCCGGCACACCGGCATGATGCTGCGGCGCTGCTTCTCGCTCTACGCGGGCGACGCCGGCGGCACGATCGAGTTCGTCTTCGCCACGCACGGCAAGGGCACCCGGTGGCTGGCCGAACGCCGTGCCGGCGACACGGTCGACGTCGTCGGACCGCTGGGCCGGCCGTTCCCGCTGCCGGAGACTCCCCGTGCGTGCGTCCTCGTCGGCGGCGGCTACGGCTCCGCGCCGCTGTTCGCGCTCGGTGCGGCACTGCGGGCCGGCGGTTCCGCGGCCCACCTCGTGGTCGGCGCGGCGTCCGCCGACCGGTTGTTCGCCGGCGACGACGCCGACCGGACCTTCGCCTCGGTCACGGTCACCACCGACGACGGGTCCGCCGGCACCAGGGGCATGGTCACCGACGTGCTGCCCGACCTGTTCGCCGCGAGCGGCGCCGCGCGCCTGTACGCGTGCGGGCCGATGGCCATGCTCGCGGCCTGCACGCGTGCGGCCGAGGCAGCGGGCGTGACGGCGTACACCGCGGTCGAGGAGGCCATGGCGTGCGGCGTCGGCGTCTGCATGACCTGCGTGCTGCCGGTGGTGGGCGACGACGGCGTCACCCGCATGACCCGGTCGTGCACCGAAGGGCCGGTGTTCCGTGGCGACCGGGTGCGCTGGGCCGACGTCGGCACCGTGCCCGCAGACACCTGGGGAGCGGGGGTCCATTAGTGATCGACATGCGCACACGACTCGGCTCGCTCGAACTGCCGGCGCCGATCCTCACCGCGTCGGGCTGCGCGGGCTACGGCAGGGAGCTCGCGCCGTACGTCGACCTCACCGCGCTCGGTGCCGTGGTCACCAAGTCGATCATGCTGCACCCGCGGTCGGGCCGGGCGACGCCGCGGATGGCCGAGACGCCGTCCGGCATGCTCAACTCGATCGGCCTGCAGGGCTCGGGGATCGACGCGTTCCTGGCCCACGACCTGCCGTGGCTCGCCGCGCAGGGAGCACGGGTCGTCGTCTCCGTCGCCGGCGGGTCTGCCGACGAGTACGTGGAGGTGGCGCGGCGGCTGCGCGGCGCGCCCGGCCTCGTCGCGCTCGAGGTCAACATCTCCTGCCCCAACGTCGAGAACCGCGGCCAGGTGTTCGCCTGCGACGCGGACGCCGCTGCCACGGTCGTGGCCGGCGTGCGCGAGGTCGCCGCGCCCGGCGTGCCCGTCCTCGCCAAGCTCTCCCCTGACGTGACCGACATCGTCGCGATCGCACGGTCGTGCGTCGCCGCCGGTGCCGACGGCCTGTCGATGATCAACACGTTGCTCGGCATGGTCATCGACGTCGACACGATGCGTCCCGTCCTCGCCGGCGTCACCGGCGGCCTGTCGGGCCCGGCGATCCGCCCGGTGGCCGTGCGCTGCGTCTGGCAGGTGCGCGCGGCGATGCCCGACGTCCCGATCCTCGCGATGGGCGGCGTGCGCCACGGCCTCGACGCCCTCGAGCTCGTCCTCGCCGGCGCGAACGCCGTGTCCGTCGGAACGGCCGTCTTCGGCGACCCGGGCGCGTGCCGCCGCGTCCACGACGAGCTCGCCGCCGCGCTCACCGAGCGCGGCTTCGCCACGTTCGCCGACGCCGTCGGCCACGCCCACCGCCCCCAACCCGCCGTCTCGGCGTCCGCAGAAAGGATGGTGCGCCAGTGACACGTGCACCCATCGCCGTCGCGCTCGACACCCACGACCTCGAGCTGGCGGCACGCTGGGCCGAGGCCGTGACACCGCAGGTGAGCACGCTCAAGATCGGTCTCGAGCTGTACCTGCGGCACGGTCCGCAGGTCTTCGCCAGCGTCCGCGGCGGCAGCGGCGTCGACATCTTCCTCGACCTCAAGCTGCACGACATCCCGGCCACGGTGGCCGGTGCCGCCCGCGCGGTCGCGTCCCTGCGGCCGACGTTCCTCACCGTGCACGCGAGCGGCGGCCCCACGATGATCCGCGCCGCGGTCGAGGCGCTGCCCGACACCAGGATCGCGGCCGTGACGGTGCTCACGTCACTCGACGACTCCGACCTCGACGAGATCGGCCTGATCGGCCCGCTGACCGACGCCGTCCGCCGGCTCTCGGTGCGCGCCGTCGAGGCCGGTGCGCGGGCGCTGGTCTGCTCGCCGCGCGAGGTCGCGTCCGTCCGCGCCGAGGTGGGCCCCGACATCGTCCTCGTCACCCCGGGTGTCCGTCCCGCAGGCACGGGCGCGCAGGACCAGGTCCGCATCGCCACCCCGGAGCAGGCCATCGCCGACGGCGCCGACCTGATCGTCGTCGGCCGCCCCATCACCGGCGCCGCCGACCCGGGAGCCGCCGCGGCGGCGCTGGCCAGCTCGCTGCGCCGCCTCCACCTGACCGCCTGAACACCGCGGGGTCACCCGTCAGGTCGCCACTCGGTAGGACTCGACGACGTTGACGTCGCGCAGGGGTTGCGGGGAGCAGCCGCCCATGACGTAGAGGCGGCCGGACACCGTGGCGACGCCCTGCCCGTGCCGGCTCGTGGGCATCGGGGGAGCCTCCTGCCAGCGGTCGTCGCTCGGACGGTAGGTCCAATGGTCGCCGTGGTGGAGGGCGTGCACCCGGCCGTCGTAGGTGCCGAGGCCGAAGTTGGCCAGCGGGCCCGGCAGGTCGGGGCCCTTCGTCCAGCGGCCGGTCGCGGGGTCGAGGACCTGGACGTCGCGGGTCTCGAGGTCGGCCGTGATGCCGCCGACCGCGTAGATCCTCCCGTCGAGGGCGACGGCGCGCAGGCTCGACTTCGCCTGCGGCAGGTCGGGACCCTTCGACCACGTCCCGGTGCGGGTGTCGAGGATCTCGACGGCGGTCGACGGTCCGTCGCCGTCGTCGCCGCCGATCGCGTACACGCGGTCACCGACGGCGACGGCGGCGAGCTCGTACCGCGGCGTCGGCAGGTCGGGCAGCCTGGTCCAGGTGCGACTGCCCGTGTCGAGGGCCGCCGCGGTGCCGGTGACGCGGGTGGGTGGACGCAGGCCGCCCATCGTGTAGATCACGCCGCCGACCGCGGCCGCGCCGACGGAGCTACGCGCCTCGGGCAGCGACGGTCCCTCCGACCAGGCATCGCCGCGTGGGTCGTAGACCTCGACCGAGTCGAGCAGGTTGCCGCGCTCGCCGGTCATCCCCCCGATCGCCCAGATCCGCCCACCGACGACGACGCTGCCGAAGTCGTCGCGCGGGGTGCCGAGCACCGCCTGGTCGCGCCAGGGACCCCTCGTCCGCGGCGAGGTGTCGTCGGACGAACCCGAACGGATCACGCCGGTGACGACGGTCGTCGCGGTCAGCACAGCGAGCACGACGATGCCGATGAGCAGGAGGCGACGGGTACGTCGCTCGTCGGCCAAGCGGACCTCCGGTGCATGCGGATCGGCGTGGATCTCACGGTGCATCCGCGTCATTCGGGCACGTTCGACGCGGTTCCGCACCCTATCCGGGACCGCGGAACGACGGCGCGACATACCCCACGTTGCCCTGCGCCGACTGGACTCGCTAGGTTCCCTTGAGGCCGGTCGCGAACCCGGTGGAAACGCACCGGCGTCGACGGCCGATGTTCAGGCGTCAGAACGAGCGAGACCGAGGTGACTGC includes:
- the pyrF gene encoding orotidine-5'-phosphate decarboxylase, with translation MTRAPIAVALDTHDLELAARWAEAVTPQVSTLKIGLELYLRHGPQVFASVRGGSGVDIFLDLKLHDIPATVAGAARAVASLRPTFLTVHASGGPTMIRAAVEALPDTRIAAVTVLTSLDDSDLDEIGLIGPLTDAVRRLSVRAVEAGARALVCSPREVASVRAEVGPDIVLVTPGVRPAGTGAQDQVRIATPEQAIADGADLIVVGRPITGAADPGAAAAALASSLRRLHLTA
- a CDS encoding dihydroorotate dehydrogenase electron transfer subunit → MMLRRCFSLYAGDAGGTIEFVFATHGKGTRWLAERRAGDTVDVVGPLGRPFPLPETPRACVLVGGGYGSAPLFALGAALRAGGSAAHLVVGAASADRLFAGDDADRTFASVTVTTDDGSAGTRGMVTDVLPDLFAASGAARLYACGPMAMLAACTRAAEAAGVTAYTAVEEAMACGVGVCMTCVLPVVGDDGVTRMTRSCTEGPVFRGDRVRWADVGTVPADTWGAGVH
- the carB gene encoding carbamoyl-phosphate synthase large subunit gives rise to the protein MPRRADLSSVLVIGSGPIVIGQAAEFDYSGTQACRVLRSEGLRVSLVNSNPATIMTDPEFADATYVEPITPDVVEQVIAKERPDAVLATLGGQTALNTAVALHESGVLEKYGVELIGASIEAIQAGENRERFKEIVAAIGAESPGSRVCHTLDECLAAAQELHYPVVVRPSFTLGGTGSGMAHSEEHLRRMASAGLQASPTTEVLIEESVLGWKEYELELMRDHHDNVVVVCSIENIDPMGVHTGDSVTVAPAMTLTDREYQHMRDVGIAVIRAVGVDTGGCNIQFAIHPGTGRMVVIEMNPRVSRSSALASKATGFPIAKIAARLAIGYTLDEIPNDITKETPASFEPTLDYVVVKAPRFAFEKFPGADPELTTHMKSVGEAMAIGRCFTEALQKALRSLERAEATFSWVGEPGDRAALLEAVRTPHDGRLATMQQALRAGATLDELFDATHIDPWFLDQIVLLDEVATELRDARDLDAALIRRAKRHGFSDAQIAGIRGIDEMLVRALRQALGVRPVYKTVDTCAAEFAARTPYLYSSYDEESEVPEGDRRKVIILGSGPNRIGQGIEFDYSCVHASMALQDAGFETVMVNCNPETVSTDYDTSDRLYFEPLTLEDVLEVVHAERQTGELVGVIVQLGGQTPLGLAKALEQAGVPIVGTSPDAIHLAEDRGAFGHVLAAAELPAPKHGTASSFGEAKGIADEIGYPVLVRPSYVLGGRGMEIVYDDERLESYLASATEVSPERPVLVDRFLDDTIEIDVDALYDGDELYLGGVMEHIEEAGIHSGDSACALPPTTLGQEIIGRIRESTEAIARGVRVRGLLNVQYALSSDVLYVLEANPRASRTVPFVSKATAVPLAKAAARVMLGASIADLRGEGMLLPSGDGGDLPLDAPIAVKEAVLPWGRFRGVDTVLGPEMRSTGEVMGIDAQFGTAFAKSQVAVYGHPMPTSGRVFVSVANRDKRSMVFPVRRLADLGFEVLATQGTAQVLRRHGITATVVRKHSEGTGPDGEPTIVRRILDGEVDLIVNTPFGSPGHGGPRVDGYEIRTAATTTGVPCMTTVQGLAAAVEGIEATVRGEIGVRSLQEHAAALRAATAEGPAT
- a CDS encoding dihydroorotate dehydrogenase; translation: MRTRLGSLELPAPILTASGCAGYGRELAPYVDLTALGAVVTKSIMLHPRSGRATPRMAETPSGMLNSIGLQGSGIDAFLAHDLPWLAAQGARVVVSVAGGSADEYVEVARRLRGAPGLVALEVNISCPNVENRGQVFACDADAAATVVAGVREVAAPGVPVLAKLSPDVTDIVAIARSCVAAGADGLSMINTLLGMVIDVDTMRPVLAGVTGGLSGPAIRPVAVRCVWQVRAAMPDVPILAMGGVRHGLDALELVLAGANAVSVGTAVFGDPGACRRVHDELAAALTERGFATFADAVGHAHRPQPAVSASAERMVRQ